GAATGGCGGATACTATTCGGTCCAAGATGACCCAACTCAAGGAAACTCTGATGGGTCCAAGCGATGAGGGAGCAACTTCTTCTCCCGTTCTATCGTCCAAAACATGGAGTCTAGCCAAGTGGTAAGGCATTGGTTTTTGCTTAATAAACgaaaattatacggagtatcgATTATCGTCTCTGTGCCGCAATCTTTTTACGGTATATGTGAAAAAATGAAGGAACAGCACCAAAATGTTTTAAACAAAATGAAGAaaccaaaaaaacaaataacACTAACATAAAATAGAGGAGAAAGATTTTGCAGACGTAAAAATGCAAGACTATCTAAACATAAACATGATATTTAATAAATTAGGGGGTCAAAGTATGGAAGTatcttttaacaaaaaaaaaagtctagATGATTTAGGGCACAGCTCAAAATCAGCCATTCCAAAGGTATAGAACCCTTTTCATTGCTTCCCTAATGCATTCCTAAGTAAAattaaaagaagaagaaaaaagataATTCTAACTTTTCTAGACTGTTTGTTGATTTATCCCTGAAACTACTACCTGGTCTGAATTTTCATACAAAAGACCAGTTGATAAACATAAAGCACATGCACTGTGCATCCTCGGCATCGTTGAACACCTTCCAAGCGACTGCTCGTTCATATGAAATTGGTCTTCCCATGCTTGACATGCAGATACCTCCTTGAAGGCAAATGAAACCCTGAAAAACAAGACAACAAATAAAGCAAATGATAAATACATGTACAACAAAGGATCAAGCTAGCTGAAAGTTAACAGCAGGACTATAATACTGACCTGCTGCATTATCTGAGGCAGCTCGTTGAAGAGAGTTTTCCTGCCTTGTTCATCGAATATCTTTTCTAACGTTATATCTTGTAATGCAACAAAGGTAGTCTCTAGCATGTCGAGTCCTGCTTGATTTGCAAATGTGAAAACTGGCAACGCCTGCATAAATTACAAAGGAAATATAAGTCAACAAAATCTAATTGTTtgaactactacctattaaattaaataagtcaattcaagtcccttaaactctgtgccggtcaaaccgggtcgagtattccgggacggagggagtaagtgaCAATTAATTGTTGATAAATGGTACCTTCAAAGAGCAGCACAAAATGGCATCAGAATGGTTCCAAAGAGTTTTAAGTGTGGATTCTCCTCCCTCGTTACTGGGTTTTAGCAACTCAACTCCTAGATAGCACCTGCCATTGAACATGAATTATAATCACTATTAGTAACATATTGAAGATAGATTTACAAGTAACCAGCTAATAAGCTTTGACAAATGATAATAACCTGTAGCTTTGAGAAATCCAACGAGCAAGTGTCTGTGCTTCGGGAGTTCCGGGAGATAAAGGTGAACCATTAAGAGAACCAAAACGAGAAGGGGAGAGAGCAGACGCTACCCTTTGAACAGAGGATATTATACTCCTAACATACTGTCGTGCCATTGAAGCAACGCTTTCCTGAAGATGAACCTCAAAAGCAAATTGAAAAGCTATAGTCATCACAGATTTCCCACTTCTAGATCCATTATTATCAGCAAGTGCTTTGTTTCCAGCATGGCCAACCTCAAGGGCTGAGGTAAGGTCAAGGGTGCATTTCGGACTTGAAACATCCTGCAGCATATGATCATATCACCACCAAACTTTAGTCAACGAAGAAATAcccacaaaaaacaaaaatcataatccaaaaagaaaaaagtaacTTAAGTTGAAGAAAACAATCACCTTGGAAGAGTCTATTGGAATGATTCGGAAACCAGAAGGAAGAAGCGGAGCATCATCAGAAAAAGATGCGTCTATTGGAGCAAATATGAGTTCCGCACATGCCCCAACTGCATTTTCATCTACTCCACTACATAGCTGCGAAATCAAACATAACCAGAAGTTAGCAAACTGCATTTATCACGTTTTCATCAATGTAACAATTACACGAACAGAAGAGTATTCATTCGTACTTGGAGCATGAATATGTCTCCTGGCATAAACATGTCTTCACGGTAATGTCCAAGATTTTCTAGCCGAACAACCTCCATAAACTGTTTCAAATAAAATTTACTGTCAATATCAATTACTGTATGTAATATCAAAGACATAAAGCAATACCAAGGAAAACGATAGATGATGATCCCTTACCTCTTCATTTTCTATTGTGTGTGCTAGAGGAAGAATGACCTGACCCCCAACACATCCAGTACGAGCAACTGGTATGGTGCAAGGAGCAGCTTTGACAGCAGCTGCTGAGTAAGCATCAATTCCGCTATCAGCCCATTCAGATCGATGTTCTCTTAAGAATCGAAGTAGCACTGCAGGAGGGACATTCTGCGATATAGTAATAATGAAGGAGAATATGAGTTCCAAGTAATGGcgcaaaaaaaaggaaaattcaCACATAAACAGAACCCAGAAATGTAACATATGCATTTCTACTTAGCAGCTAAACCAAACATTTTAAATTCATGATCATTCTATTCACCCACCTGTAAGAGCATGGAGGCTCTGGCGCATAGCACTGCAGTGCCAGCTGCCGGAAATCCATTACTGTAGAATTGATTTTCACCCATCATTTTACTAGGAGATGAATTCACTAGAAGAGTTACATCATCAATTCCGTCACTCTCCATCATTGACCATCCTTCATCCATAAATCCATTAACCGCTTCATTAAAACCCCTGTCAAACAAATTTGTAAAGAAAACAAACTTATAAGCACTTAATTATTAAGCATAATATGCCCTTAAGATCGATAGTGTTAGATGATCAGGAACCTACTTGCTTAGCCTCTGGCTGAGAGCACGTAAGGCTGCTGGACGCCTTCCAAAGCCGGTGACATTTGGTTGACAAATCTCCTGAGAAATTTGCCTCAACTGCCTTAAAGCCTGAAACAAAATTTCACAAGGGGATGAGAAGATGACATCCACAGAAATTCACAGAATTCACAGAAGATTTTCAAGCTGAAATGAGCTGAGATTTGAATCTTACTGCCATAGTTGTTCTTTGAGAAAGCATTGTAGATGACTCATACAATGGGCGCAACACTTCAGGTACCCTCCACGGCTAGTTCATCAAAAAATCAAGAGGTAAGATAAACGCTTTGTCGTATGATACATATAACACTAGGTATAATTTCTAGGCAAAACAAGAAGATAAAAGTAGAATTAACATACCTCTAGGTCCATATGATCAACGATGTGAATGATAGACCCACCCCCTTCACAGGGTCTAATTAGATAACCACTAGGCATGATTTCTGCTCTCACAAAATGCTGTACAGAAGGCATACTGGGACCATTCTGAGTGTTGTTTAGTGATCTCTCGCAAATCTAGTACgaagaaattaagaaaaataatctCAGAGGTGAATAATCTCAAGGTATTGTTGGTTTTCTAAAAGTTGGAGACTGCTTACCACAACACTACCATCTTCAAGAAGAGATGTGTAGCGCATCAACCAGAAATCACGTGCTGGAGCCAAAGTTGTGAGTGCATAGAGCTTCAGccacaaaaataaaaacgttAGCTTTTGGTCATCTTTACACATCTAGCTAGCTCATCAGAATGAAAGGCCTGAAATAAATAGGATTTTAGGGTTTTACCTGCATATATAGCAGTTCGATTGTTCCTCCATTTCCAGTAGACATCACATTCATCACATCCACAGCTCGACAATCACGATACCATGAAAGACGATCTTTCAGAATATCAGCAACTCTTGTGGGTTCTAGACTCACAAGACCGCATGCACGAGCCGCAACTCCAGTGCATCCATGAGAAATAGCAATGATTCCAATGGAATCCGGACCAGGCTAAAAACCAAAAATAAGGAACAATCAATCACCTTGTTAGCAACATGATTTATTCTTCTGTTTGATTAACTTCCTCTGTACTTACTGAACAATTAAAATAGTGTAAAGAATGATTGAAGTATTCACCTTCATTCCAGGCATTTGGATCCACTCAATAGCGGTTCCAGTAGCCTTTGAAAGAAACTCTGTTAAAGTTTCCTCTGCAATAGACACAAGTCTGAAACAACAAATAAGAGATTATAATATGAAATTACAAAAGCAATGAATTCATATTTGACCAAAAGATGAACAAATTAGCATTTCTAATTACCCTGCAGGGCTAGCATCCTTTGGAGGACGCTGAGAAGTTGTTTGTTGCTGCCCACTTGTCACCACTGACTCGCAACTGGTATCGGTGGTGGCTAGTGTTGCCGCCTGTACAAAAACAATGACAACATCTTAATACCAGATTGGCAGATTTATGAAACAAAAAGGACTAGCATTAATCACAACTCACAAGGTGTAAATTGTAATATCAAACAATTACAATCATGGAAGACAACAAGCAAACAACTTAGATGCACGAAACTAATAGTGTAACATTAATTAACAAGGAACTCTCACGTTCCCCATTTCTGACACTGGAAaaccattggaaatatttttgtTCCTTGCAGGATCTTTAGATCCACAAAATGGCCTTCTCTTTTTAAAATCCcttttcttttaataaaaaaaaacagatgGAACTAACATCTATACCATATTTATATACATTTTCTGCTTATAATCAACTAAACATATGTAAACATCTAAGGAAAACAATTACATATTGCTTCAGGATTAGTACTTCCAACtatttgtatttgaatcatTTTCCACATTTGATATTTCTGCTTCCCATTTCAGTGTAACATAGGCCAATAGATAAGGGTATTTAGGATAAAACTACACCAAGATCTATGCAGATTATTTTAAACCATACACTTTCAAATAAGGGAGAAAACTCGATGAACAAAGTTCTTACGTTCTGGGTATGTTGGCGAAAGTAGCTATTTTCGTAAACCAACTGACCCACTTGCTTTTGCAACCTATCATTCTCCTCCATTAACAGCTTGTTCATTGCTGTCAACTTCCGGTTCACTCCCTGTAACCTCGATGACTCTTTCCTCTGCTTCTCCCTACATCTGGAATCCACATCAAcaatataagttaaataaagATGTATCATCACAAAACTCAAAGATATAAAGGAGAACTATTAAAGCCAATGAACAAATAAGGTACCTTCGATTCTGAAACCAAACTTTTATTTGTTTGGGCTCGATGTTGGAGAGAATAGGACATTCCCTAATAAGCTGTTGGCGGCGAAGGGAGCTGGGTTTGGGGCAATCATGGTAGAGCCTCTCAAGGGCTTCAACCTGCTCAGGAGTATATCTGACATATTTTCCAGCATCTACCGCCATTTTGTTAGCATCCCTACAAGCGGAGCTCACAGCCATCATCCCTAAAGATTTTTAAGTACTTCAATCTTGAAATCCCTATAAATAAGAAATGTATTAAAACCAAAATAAGTTACATTAAAAAGCTTCAAGTTTCTACCAAGCATAGAAACAAGAAACCTAAGAGAAAATGTAAGAGAAAAACCCTTTAAAGATTAATCTAAAAGGGTGAAACGGATAATAGACATCTCCTAATGATCATTTATACACCACATTCTTGAAAACCTAAGATATAAAATATTGTTGCAACCTAAAGAATAGTCACCTAAGATGCTTCAATCTCTAGCAGCATACAAACTTACAAATTAAAACATAAGAGAGGTTTTTGGAGTAAAGACTAGAAAATTCCAATTAATATTAGTGAATATTAGAATCAGAATCACCAAACCAAAGTATTCGATGTTGAATACCAGTCAAACAGCAAAACctaggaaagaaaaagaaaaagaacatccTAAATCTTAAATTTGATTCCATTCTTGAAAAACCCAGAAAGGGATTGAGTTTGTGACCAAATGAAGCACCTAGAAGTTTCCCCTTtctactttttctttttctaactAACATATTCTATCCTATTCAAATGGTAACACAAACTTCTAACAAATTACAGAATCTTGAGTATTACACCTCTTTAAATCCCtaaaattttgaagaaaaaaacaaGTTCTAACAAGTTACTATACCTATTCTACAGCACTTTCCAACTATCAGTGATATCAAATCAACTAAATAAAATACAAACATTCAAAGTTCCGTGTACCTTTCCCTTTAAAAAATACAAACATTCAAAAATGGCCTAAACggaatcaaacaaattacaatCCCTCAAGTTCATTTAGTTAATTGAACAGAAAAATGTTGAAAAACAAAGCTAGACCCATATTTGAGAAACACAAACAGCTAAACATACTCTTCCTCACTTCACTCTGGACCAAATTTTGGGGGGAAGacaaacaatcaagaaaatGAATATTTTTCAGATAAATATTGAAACTCTTGGTATCAGGGAAACACTTACAAATGaattaagctcttccccacttcatttcacaacaaaaaaggaaaattta
This sequence is a window from Spinacia oleracea cultivar Varoflay chromosome 1, BTI_SOV_V1, whole genome shotgun sequence. Protein-coding genes within it:
- the LOC110787444 gene encoding homeobox-leucine zipper protein ATHB-8, translated to MMAVSSACRDANKMAVDAGKYVRYTPEQVEALERLYHDCPKPSSLRRQQLIRECPILSNIEPKQIKVWFQNRRCREKQRKESSRLQGVNRKLTAMNKLLMEENDRLQKQVGQLVYENSYFRQHTQNAATLATTDTSCESVVTSGQQQTTSQRPPKDASPAGLVSIAEETLTEFLSKATGTAIEWIQMPGMKPGPDSIGIIAISHGCTGVAARACGLVSLEPTRVADILKDRLSWYRDCRAVDVMNVMSTGNGGTIELLYMQLYALTTLAPARDFWLMRYTSLLEDGSVVICERSLNNTQNGPSMPSVQHFVRAEIMPSGYLIRPCEGGGSIIHIVDHMDLEPWRVPEVLRPLYESSTMLSQRTTMAALRQLRQISQEICQPNVTGFGRRPAALRALSQRLSKGFNEAVNGFMDEGWSMMESDGIDDVTLLVNSSPSKMMGENQFYSNGFPAAGTAVLCARASMLLQNVPPAVLLRFLREHRSEWADSGIDAYSAAAVKAAPCTIPVARTGCVGGQVILPLAHTIENEEFMEVVRLENLGHYREDMFMPGDIFMLQLCSGVDENAVGACAELIFAPIDASFSDDAPLLPSGFRIIPIDSSKDVSSPKCTLDLTSALEVGHAGNKALADNNGSRSGKSVMTIAFQFAFEVHLQESVASMARQYVRSIISSVQRVASALSPSRFGSLNGSPLSPGTPEAQTLARWISQSYRCYLGVELLKPSNEGGESTLKTLWNHSDAILCCSLKALPVFTFANQAGLDMLETTFVALQDITLEKIFDEQGRKTLFNELPQIMQQGFICLQGGICMSSMGRPISYERAVAWKVFNDAEDAQCMCFMFINWSFV